Within the Lycorma delicatula isolate Av1 chromosome 11, ASM4794821v1, whole genome shotgun sequence genome, the region agattgaattttttaaccTGCAAACAATAAAATGTTGGCCTAGTCCTACCTACTTTAAATACTTGTCCTAAAATCAGGTTTggccaataatatatataaatatatatatatatatatatatatatatatatatatatatatacaaactatacacatatacataattattaaaaatataaatattaaaactaataacagaaatattaatatcatttaatataattggaataaaaataacaataacagaaaaaaatatatataagaaaaatctgtataaaatatcaataaaattacagtaacatTTCCAGTATCACTTAATActgtgtaattataaaatgaaatatatgtttcaGTTAGCTGTATttgatagtagtaataataaaaacaatacaacaatCAATATTCTTTATGTTGTTTGTTGGTgtgaataaaaaatcaatttgcaATTTAGTGAACCGCAAATAccaagtaaagtaaaatatttcttaatacaaaatgtattcttGATCATGGATGAGTACTTTTCATCATTGCAAGTTGTGCTCgtttctcccattcttctttacGTTGCTGTATCTTTTTAAAGCGAGGAATATCATTTTCATCATTTAGATTATCATTATTAGTATTTGTCAATGAAACTGTTTCTTGTTTAGTAATCAATtcaacttctttttctttaaaaacattatttactgatGTTTTCTGATGTTGATTAGTTGAATTAATAACAGTTGCAGAAATAGGTGGTTCGATAATTTTTTGATTCTCAGCAAATGTTCTACTTCTTTGTCGTTTTTCATATGAAttctgattattttctttatgtattgaTGATAATACATTAACGTTTGTCGCATGAGTATCATCAGAATGGACTGAAATACTTCTTTGGGtacgtaataaattatttgttttaacacCAATATTAGGAATGATACTTTCAGAACTAATATcggttttaatttcattaaaattatctttaattttttttctttcttcaggaGGTGAATCACCGCATTCATTTTCTTTATCGCTATCACGCGATTTAATACTAGAACTACATTGATCTGAATTAATTACATCCATATCAttactattttgatttaaattgatatcattatcttttatttttaaagatctgCGTGCAAACACTTTTAATAATTCTGGTTCATCATCTTTATTATCTTTATGCTGTTTAGTAATTACTTCACGAGAAGTTAATGATTTACGACGATACACAACTTCGGAAGTATTACTAACATTAGAACTAACATCTTGTGTTAATAAAGTATCACAACTCCCGAAAGAATTACgatacttttctttaatactttcattactatttttactattacatacatttttttcattatttgttataaaactctttGTTGGCAACTGTTGCAACGTATCTAGActagattttctatttttttgttgtgtttctaCAATAATTACATCATTTAACGTTTGTTTTTGACGTAACACAACTTTTGGAATCATTTCATCAACACATTTTGTTGATGTAGATGTATTTTCTACCAAATCATCTACACTACTTTGAACATTAGTAGGTAATAGTTTATCATCGCTGTACATatctttattaaaagatttttttcttaaaatatattttgatgataaaatttctaATTCACTTTTACTATTACAAATTGTCATTCTATCAGTTGAATTATTTATACTATgacttttttctgtaattgaaCCATTTGCATCTTTTACAACTGATTTCTTTCGAACAATCTGAGTTTCAGCTTTATTTTTCCCTGATAAAGATGAATCAATTGATGTATTACTTCCACTTGCTGTAATAGATACAATTGAATACCTTGGATTTGGAACAGGCTGTTGTTGTTGAGACTGAATAGAACTTTTTTGTTTCGCTTCTGTTACTTTAACTACACTATCtaatggtttaataaaatttgtagcaGCAACAGAAACTGGCGGTGCAATAATATGTTCATGTTTTACTTCAACTTCTTCAAAACTTTTTATATCGCATTCATTAACAGTAACATCatcttttaaacttttagaagtaatataatcaattttatcaCTTCCAACTGTAATGTCACTTTCTTGTTTTTCAACTGCAGTAGTTTTATCATGATCAACTTCTGGTGGAGAGTTTTtagataaaacaacattttttgtagGCAACTTGTTTTCAATATGATTCAATTGAACTTTCAAAAATTCTGGAATTATTGGTGGTGACTGTTGTACACTATCACGTTTTGATAATCTTGGTGCTGGAACAGGAATAAATGGCGGCAAAGATGATAATTcatcatttacaaataaatttgaatttctaaTTTTAGGTTCAGGCAGTTTGATTTTAGTCTCTTCCaatcttttatcattattattttgagatGATGCTATCACAGTCATTTGACTAGCAGAATTTATAGTAGTAGTTTTAtcagttgaattaaaaatatggctagatttatctaataaagaatgaacatctgaaaatattgaagatataACATCAATACTATCATTATCATGATCATTCATATTAGTTTCCTCTTCATGATcatcaattttatataacatttctgTATTATCAGCAACatctttatcatcatcatcattatcatcctTATTATCAACATcgtcattaataatattaatgatactaGCGCCAACAGGTATAGTAATTTGATGTGATATACTTTCAATTGACTCTGACgatttttttgaaatactttcAATACTgtccaaaatattttcatcaatattactTACAAATGATGAAGAATCTGCTTCTTTAATTAGTACATCACTATCACATACTAAATTTATGTCTTTATTCATAATATGACTGGTagttgatgataatgatgatgctTTTATGTAAACACCAACACCAGTTGTTTTAGTATTAAAACTCTCTTGCCTATCTACTTTtgataatgaaaaatcatttgtTTCTGCTATTAAACTTGAATTGGTAACATCTTGTACAAGATTTTTATTCAATACACcgatattacttttattttcattaatatttagaaCGCTGCTAAAAATACGTTCATCATTTCCTTCTAACACTTTTTctacttcaatttcattttcctCAACgtcttcttgaatttttttactctCATCAGCAACAAAACTGCTACTTTTATCGGTATTTAATTCCTCcagttttttattactatcattattatgATTCTGGGTTTGTAAATTTATTGGCAAACTTAATGTTGTATTAGTATCTAATGCAGAAAATGGTACAACAGCATCATCTACATCAGTTGATCGAAAACTGTGTGATTTTCTAACTAATGATTTTCTTTGATACATTAAATCATCAGTATTTAATGCTGTTACTTTATTACTTGgttgtttaaatgttaaattatcatccctaatattattatcatcattattattattacttggaataatatgtgtttttactgtttttgGCGACACAGGTGGTGAGGGGGGATTTGGTGTTGAATATGATACATGCATACGAGTTACTGCTGATGAGCATTCTGATGGTATATTAATAGGTTCGACTCTTTGTCTTGCAGCCGGATGATTACGacttaattttgatatttcatgGATGTAACGCCCTTTTTCGTCCATTCTCTTTTGCGGTAACTCTAATGGGGCCGTAGCAGCAGCATTATTAACATCTTTATCGTCATTAGACTTTTTCTTCTTACCGCTACGACGTGATAATAATCGACCAAAAAATGatgtatcttcttttttattttgttgtaattcaatttcatcattttcattaattgatGAGGATGTAGGATCTAACTGACGATTAGTTGCACTTGATCTACTACGTGATAATTTGATAGCTATTGAAGAAGAATCGTCCCAATTAATCA harbors:
- the LOC142332105 gene encoding uncharacterized protein LOC142332105 isoform X1, producing MAVSGGAGSGSLKLMSCVRETSTQDVVDAEETRHEPKKRRFHPLRGLRRMFRRKSRTAEVESLGTNDAQSLESRSQSASQLLDDDINRRRSVGGNLQSSGLSVSHDSIFSPEQQSADSGSELESTSSLSIQRLLSVQTGIRAELVDAVRRRRREDEQSDDEDLGLPRSPCSNSPTTADVLFEKVIKETTNKSSHSTCSDGSLLSMGSSEMDEDSCGQSSRHSSKLSLQEKRNLVNSDLFIGTLGIQGTTELELGIGEVVTTPLSHSAAKHKMAVKPKRTHGAPRRRHFHQIGGGSLPVTPEVNEDGSHSGHSIASEIETSDTEFTEKSGAVADATPAAYNSSTNTPSATQLKSASLPPGLAPTMINWDDSSSIAIKLSRSRSSATNRQLDPTSSSINENDEIELQQNKKEDTSFFGRLLSRRSGKKKKSNDDKDVNNAAATAPLELPQKRMDEKGRYIHEISKLSRNHPAARQRVEPINIPSECSSAVTRMHVSYSTPNPPSPPVSPKTVKTHIIPSNNNNDDNNIRDDNLTFKQPSNKVTALNTDDLMYQRKSLVRKSHSFRSTDVDDAVVPFSALDTNTTLSLPINLQTQNHNNDSNKKLEELNTDKSSSFVADESKKIQEDVEENEIEVEKVLEGNDERIFSSVLNINENKSNIGVLNKNLVQDVTNSSLIAETNDFSLSKVDRQESFNTKTTGVGVYIKASSLSSTTSHIMNKDINLVCDSDVLIKEADSSSFVSNIDENILDSIESISKKSSESIESISHQITIPVGASIINIINDDVDNKDDNDDDDKDVADNTEMLYKIDDHEEETNMNDHDNDSIDVISSIFSDVHSLLDKSSHIFNSTDKTTTINSASQMTVIASSQNNNDKRLEETKIKLPEPKIRNSNLFVNDELSSLPPFIPVPAPRLSKRDSVQQSPPIIPEFLKVQLNHIENKLPTKNVVLSKNSPPEVDHDKTTAVEKQESDITVGSDKIDYITSKSLKDDVTVNECDIKSFEEVEVKHEHIIAPPVSVAATNFIKPLDSVVKVTEAKQKSSIQSQQQQPVPNPRYSIVSITASGSNTSIDSSLSGKNKAETQIVRKKSVVKDANGSITEKSHSINNSTDRMTICNSKSELEILSSKYILRKKSFNKDMYSDDKLLPTNVQSSVDDLVENTSTSTKCVDEMIPKVVLRQKQTLNDVIIVETQQKNRKSSLDTLQQLPTKSFITNNEKNVCNSKNSNESIKEKYRNSFGSCDTLLTQDVSSNVSNTSEVVYRRKSLTSREVITKQHKDNKDDEPELLKVFARRSLKIKDNDINLNQNSNDMDVINSDQCSSSIKSRDSDKENECGDSPPEERKKIKDNFNEIKTDISSESIIPNIGVKTNNLLRTQRSISVHSDDTHATNVNVLSSIHKENNQNSYEKRQRSRTFAENQKIIEPPISATVINSTNQHQKTSVNNVFKEKEVELITKQETVSLTNTNNDNLNDENDIPRFKKIQQRKEEWEKRAQLAMMKSTHP
- the LOC142332105 gene encoding uncharacterized protein LOC142332105 isoform X2 — encoded protein: MITTMVVADVVNPEGIDNLQWRQLIKEFQETTNKSSHSTCSDGSLLSMGSSEMDEDSCGQSSRHSSKLSLQEKRNLVNSDLFIGTLGIQGTTELELGIGEVVTTPLSHSAAKHKMAVKPKRTHGAPRRRHFHQIGGGSLPVTPEVNEDGSHSGHSIASEIETSDTEFTEKSGAVADATPAAYNSSTNTPSATQLKSASLPPGLAPTMINWDDSSSIAIKLSRSRSSATNRQLDPTSSSINENDEIELQQNKKEDTSFFGRLLSRRSGKKKKSNDDKDVNNAAATAPLELPQKRMDEKGRYIHEISKLSRNHPAARQRVEPINIPSECSSAVTRMHVSYSTPNPPSPPVSPKTVKTHIIPSNNNNDDNNIRDDNLTFKQPSNKVTALNTDDLMYQRKSLVRKSHSFRSTDVDDAVVPFSALDTNTTLSLPINLQTQNHNNDSNKKLEELNTDKSSSFVADESKKIQEDVEENEIEVEKVLEGNDERIFSSVLNINENKSNIGVLNKNLVQDVTNSSLIAETNDFSLSKVDRQESFNTKTTGVGVYIKASSLSSTTSHIMNKDINLVCDSDVLIKEADSSSFVSNIDENILDSIESISKKSSESIESISHQITIPVGASIINIINDDVDNKDDNDDDDKDVADNTEMLYKIDDHEEETNMNDHDNDSIDVISSIFSDVHSLLDKSSHIFNSTDKTTTINSASQMTVIASSQNNNDKRLEETKIKLPEPKIRNSNLFVNDELSSLPPFIPVPAPRLSKRDSVQQSPPIIPEFLKVQLNHIENKLPTKNVVLSKNSPPEVDHDKTTAVEKQESDITVGSDKIDYITSKSLKDDVTVNECDIKSFEEVEVKHEHIIAPPVSVAATNFIKPLDSVVKVTEAKQKSSIQSQQQQPVPNPRYSIVSITASGSNTSIDSSLSGKNKAETQIVRKKSVVKDANGSITEKSHSINNSTDRMTICNSKSELEILSSKYILRKKSFNKDMYSDDKLLPTNVQSSVDDLVENTSTSTKCVDEMIPKVVLRQKQTLNDVIIVETQQKNRKSSLDTLQQLPTKSFITNNEKNVCNSKNSNESIKEKYRNSFGSCDTLLTQDVSSNVSNTSEVVYRRKSLTSREVITKQHKDNKDDEPELLKVFARRSLKIKDNDINLNQNSNDMDVINSDQCSSSIKSRDSDKENECGDSPPEERKKIKDNFNEIKTDISSESIIPNIGVKTNNLLRTQRSISVHSDDTHATNVNVLSSIHKENNQNSYEKRQRSRTFAENQKIIEPPISATVINSTNQHQKTSVNNVFKEKEVELITKQETVSLTNTNNDNLNDENDIPRFKKIQQRKEEWEKRAQLAMMKSTHP